In Glycine max cultivar Williams 82 chromosome 7, Glycine_max_v4.0, whole genome shotgun sequence, a single window of DNA contains:
- the LOC100786733 gene encoding 40S ribosomal protein S12 isoform X1, translating to MGVFVHIFPCSEEGVIAVEPAAAAAAIPGEPMDIMTALQLVLRKSLAYGGLSRGLHEGAKVIEKHAAQLCVLAEDCDQPDYVKLVKALCAEHNVSLLTVPSAKTLGEWAGLCKIDSEGKARKVTGCSCVVVKDFGEEHEAYNVVLQHVKSQ from the exons ATGGGTGTCTTTGTTCATATTTTTCCCTGCAGTGAAGAGGGTGTCATTGCAGTTGAGccagctgctgctgctgctgccatCCCAGGCGAGCCAATGGATATCATGACTGCCTTACAACTTGTGCTCAGAAAATCTCTGGCTTATGGTGGTTTGTCGCGTGGCCTTCATGAAGGTGCAAAAGTGATTGAGAAGCATGCTGCACAACTCTGTGTTCTTGCAGAAGACTGTGACCAGCCTGACTATGTTAAACTGGTTAAGGCCCTTTGTGCAGAGCACAATGTTAGCCTGCTGACAGTTCCGAGTGCAAAGACCCTTGGAGAATGGGCTGGT TTGTGCAAGATTGATTCCGAAGGAAAAGCAAGGAAGGTTACTGGTTGCTCCTGTGTGGTTGTGAAG GATTTCGGTGAGGAGCATGAAGCCTATAACGTCGTTCTGCAGCATGTGAAATCTCAATGA
- the LOC100790829 gene encoding factor of DNA methylation 1 yields MDYSSEEDSDISESEIEEYAEKPYEQLRAGKYKVKNLNGTLRCPYCAGKKKQEFKYKDLLQHASGVGKGSANRSAQQKANHLALAKYLETDLACEAEPIQRPALPQAVNQPLHQEDLYVWPWTGIIVNIKGKSIDSGYWLKEFAKFRPIDFRIFLKDDDLIAGAVVDFNNDWNGFMNASDFEKSFEAARHGKKDWNSRKLEAGSNIYGWVAREDDYNCGGPIGEYLRNKGRLRTVTDIVQEASESRNSIVTNLTNEIEITNENLDKMQYKFNEKTMSLSRMLEEKDKLHNAFEEESRNMQRRARNEVRRILDEQEKLSSELEEKKRKLDSWSRDLNKREALTDQEKKKLEEDNKKKDLRNESLQLASKEQKIADENVLRLVEEQKREKEEAYNKILQLEKQLDAKQKLEMEIEELKGKLQVMKHLGDEDDAAVQNKIKEMNDELQEKVDNLENMEAMNQTLIVKERQSNDELQEARKELIKGLDDMLNAPRTKIGLKRMGELDQKVFVNNCKKRFPLEEAGTKGVELCSLWQENVKNSAWHPFKVVTVDDKAENIINEEDEKLRSLKHEWGDEIYSAVVTALKEINEYNASGGYTVVELWNFKDNRKATLKEVINYIMEHIKPLKRKRA; encoded by the exons ATGGACTACAGCTCTGAAGAAGATTCTGATATCAGTGAATCTGAGATTGAAGAGTACGCAGAGAAACCATATGAACAGTTAAGGGCTGGGAAATACAAGGTTAAAAATTTGAATGGAACTCTTAGATGTCCTTACTGTGCTGGGaagaaaaaacaagaattcaaataTAAGGATTTATTGCAACATGCATCAGGAGTTGGTAAGGGTTCTGCTAACAGAAGTGCACAACAAAAGGCAAACCACCTTGCTCTAGCAAAGTATTTGGAGACCGACCTAGCCTGTGAAGCAGAGCCAATCCAGCGCCCAGCTCTACCCCAAGCTGTCAATCAACCTTTACATCAAGAAGATCTTTATGTTTGGCCTTGGACAGGTATAATTGTTAACATAAAGGGAAAATCTATCGATTCTGGATATTGGTTGAAGGAATTTGCTAAATTCAGACCAATAGATTTCCGTATATTCTTGAAAGATGATGACCTCATTGCTGGGGCTGTGGTAGACTTCAACAACGACTGGAATGGTTTCATGAATGCAAGTGACTTTGAGAAGTCATTTGAAGCTGCACGTCATGGTAAGAAGGATTGGAATTCAAGGAAATTAGAAGCTGGCTCAAACATTTATGGATGGGTTGCCCGGGAAGATGATTATAATTGTGGAGGGCCAATAGGGGAATACCTCCGCAACAAAGGAAGGTTGAGGACAGTTACAGATATTGTTCAAGAGGCATCTGAAAGCAGGAATAGTATTGTGACAAACTTGACTAATGAAATTGAGATTACAAACGAAAACCTTGATAAAATGCAATATAAGTTTAATGAAAAGACCATGTCCTTGAGTAGGATGCTTGAGGAGAAAGATAAGCTTCACAATGCCTTTGAAGAAG AATCAAGGAATATGCAGCGTAGAGCTCGTAATGAGGTACGGAGGATCTTGGATGAACAAGAAAAGCTGAGTAGTGAATTGGAGGAAAAAAAGCGGAAGCTTGATTCCTGGAGTAGAGATCTAAACAAACGTGAGGCCCTAACTgatcaagagaagaagaaacttGAAGAGGACAACAAGAAG AAAGATCTGAGGAATGAGTCACTCCAATTGGCTTCAAAGGAACAAAAGATAGCCGATGAGAATGTCTTAAGGCTTGTTGAAGAGCAAAAG CGAGAGAAAGAGGAGGCCTATAACAAGATACTTCAGTTGGAAAAACAGCTAGATGCCAAACAAAAGTTGGAAATGGAAATTGAAGAGTTAAAAGGGAAATTGCAAGTTATGAAGCATCTTGGAGATGAAGATGATGCAGCTGttcagaataaaataaaagagatgaatgatgaattgcaagaaaAAGTAGATAATTTGGAAAATATGGAGGCCATGAATCAAACCCTCATTGTGAAGGAGCGTCAGAGTAATGATGAACTGCAGGAAGCTCGtaaagaattaataaaa gggttagacgatATGCTGAATGCTCCTAGAACTAAAATTGGGCTCAAGAGAATGGGAGAACTTGATCAGAAGGTTTTTGTGAATAACTGCAAGAAAAGATTTCCTCTTGAAGAAGCTGGGACCAAAGGTGTCGAGCTTTGTTCTTTGTGGCAGGAAAATGTGAAGAATTCAGCTTGGCATCCATTTAAAGTGGTCACAGTTGATGATAAAGCAGAG AATATTATAAATGAGGAAGATGAGAAGTTACGAAGCCTCAAGCATGAATGGGGAGATGAGATATATTCAGCTGTTGTTACAgccttaaaagaaataaatgaatacAATGCAAGCGGTGGGTATACTGTTGTGGAGCTATGGAACTTCAAGGATAATAGGAAGGCTACATTGAAAGAAGTTATCAATTATATTATGGAACATATCAAACCACTTAAGCGCAAGAGAGCTTAG
- the LOC106799206 gene encoding sister chromatid cohesion protein PDS5-like, with the protein MPNPDESERNAAARKLGRVGEKLLKNSSLLLSTLGQELTEPIQESLVSSKKALISIKLLRLTDEDVKISVTSCLIEITRITDVPYDDGQMKEIFKLIVASFEKFSHISGHEKALDIPGY; encoded by the exons ATGCCGAATCCGGATGAGAGTGAGAGGAATGCAGCAGCAAGGAAGCTTGGACGTGTGGGGGAGAAGCTCCTCAAGAACTCTTCT CTGCTACTATCAACCCTGGGACAAGAGCTAACCGAGCcaattcaagaatcacttgTATCTTCAAAGAAGGCTTTGATTTCCATTAAACTTTTGAGGCTCACAGATGAGGATGTTAAGATTTCAGTTACATCTTGCCTCATTGAGATTACAAGAATCACTGATGTCCCTTATGATGATGGACAAATGAAG GAAATCTTCAAGCTTATAGTGGCATCTTTCGAGAAATTTTCTCACATATCTGGTCATGAAAAAGCACTTGACATACCTGGCTATTGA
- the LOC100820556 gene encoding putative pectinesterase/pectinesterase inhibitor 28, which produces MSEGNAGKGKRIAIIGVSTLLLVAMVVAVTIGVNLNENGSNNDIEDNKKNHVASSIKAVQTLCHPTNYEKECEESLIAGAGNTTDPKELVKIFFNITITKIGDKLKETNILHEIEEEPRAKMALDTCKQLMDLSIGELTRSLDGINEFNLINVDKILMNLKVWLSGAITYQDTCLDGFENTTSDAGKKMKDLLTIGMHMSSNALAIVTDLADTVNDWNITKSFGRRLLQDSELPSWVDQHRLLNENASPFKRKPNVTVAIDGSGDFKSINEALKQVPEKNRKPFVIYIKEGVYQEYVEVTKKMTHVVFIGEGGKKTRISGNKNFIDGTNTYRTATVAIQGDHFVAINMGFENSAGPHKHQAVALRVQADKSIFYNCSMDGYQDTLYAHTMRQFYRDCTISGTIDFVFGNALAVFQNCTFVVRKPLENQQCIVTAQGRKEIQQPSGIVIQGGSIVSDPEFYSVRFENKAYLARPWKNYSRTIIMDTYIDDLIDADGYLPWQGLEGPSGMDTCFYAEYHNIGPGSDKSKRVKWAGIWNLNSKAARWFSPSKFFHGTDWIEVTGIPCFPGVPKHHRHKKTILNWQ; this is translated from the exons ATGTCAGAGGGAAATGCAGGGAAAGGAAAGAGAATCGCCATCATTGGCGTCTCAACCTTATTGTTGGTGGCTATGGTTGTGGCGGTCACAATTGGGGTCAATCTCAATGAGAATGGTTCCAACAATGATATAGAGGACAACAAGAAAAATCATGTTGCTTCTTCCATAAAAGCCGTCCAAACCCTTTGTCATCCCACAAATTATGAGAAAGAATGCGAGGAAAGCCTTATAGCTGGGGCTGGAAATACCACAGATCCAAAAGAACTCGTCAAAATTTTCTTCAACATCACCATTACAAAAATTGGTGATAAACTCAAAGAAACTAATATTTTGCATGAGATTGAGGAGGAACCCAGAGCCAAGATGGCACTTGACACTTGCAAGCAACTCATGGATCTTTCTATTGGGGAATTAACAAGGTCACTTGATGGAATAAATGAGTTTAACCTCATAAATGTTGACAAAATCCTCATGAATTTAAAAGTTTGGCTTAGTGGTGCGATTACATACCAAGATACTTGCTTGGATGGGTTTGAGAACACCACTAGTGATGCTGGCAAAAAGATGAAGGATTTGTTGACGATAGGCATGCATATGAGCAGCAATGCCCTTGCCATTGTAACAGATTTGGCTGACACTGTTAATGATTGGAATATCACAAAATCATTTGGGCGTCGCCTCCTTCAAGATTCTGAGCTTCCGTCATGGGTTGATCAACATAGACTCCTTAATGAAAATGCAAGTCCATTCAAACGCAAGCCTAATGTTACTGTAGCCATAGATGGTAGTGGAGATTTCAAAAGCATCAATGAGGCATTGAAGCAAGTGCCTGAGAAAAACCGAAAGCCATTTGTGATCTACATCAAGGAAGGCGTTTACCAAGAGTATGTTgaagttacaaaaaaaatgaccCATGTGGTGTTTATTGGTGAAGGGGGGAAAAAGACACGAATATCTGGTAACAAAAACTTCATAGATGGAACGAACACTTATAGAACTGCCACTGTCG CTATTCAAGGAGATCACTTTGTGGCCATCAATATGGGGTTTGAGAATTCTGCTGGACCTCATAAGCATCAAGCGGTGGCATTGAGAGTCCAAGCAGACAAGTCCATCTTTTACAATTGCTCAATGGATGGGTATCAAGACACACTTTATGCACACACCATGCGTCAATTCTATAGAGATTGCACCATTTCAGGTACCATCGACTTTGTGTTCGGTAATGCACTAGCTGTTTTTCAAAATTGCACTTTCGTGGTCCGAAAGCCACTGGAGAACCAACAATGCATTGTGACTGCACAAGGTAGAAAAGAGATACAACAACCATCGGGAATAGTAATCCAAGGGGGATCCATTGTGTCTGACCCTGAGTTCTACTCTGTGAGATTTGAGAACAAGGCTTACCTAGCTCGTCCATGGAAGAATTACTCCAGGACCATCATCATGGACACATACATTGATGATTTGATTGACGCTGATGGGTATTTGCCATGGCAAGGACTAGAGGGTCCTTCTGGTATGGATACTTGCTTCTATGCCGAGTACCACAACATTGGCCCCGGTTCAGACAAATCCAAGCGTGTGAAATGGGCTGGGATTTGGAACCTCAATTCAAAAGCTGCACGTTGGTTCTCACCATCTAAGTTTTTTCATGGAACTGATTGGATTGAGGTTACTGGAATTCCTTGCTTTCCTGGCGTGCCGAAACACCATAGGCACAAAAAGACAATACTTAATTGGCAATAA
- the LOC100789409 gene encoding probable CCR4-associated factor 1 homolog 7, with the protein MPLVLAKSDSIQIREVWNDNLEEEFALIREIVDDYPYIAMDTEFPGIVLRPVGNFKNSYDYHYQTLKDNVDMLKLIQLGLTFSDEHGNLPTCGDESGTCCIWQFNFREFNVNEDVFANDSIELLRQSGIDFKRNNENGIDAHRFGELLMSSGIVLNDNVHWVTFHSGYDFGYLLKLLTCQDLPDTQVGFFNLINMYFPTVYDIKHLMKFCNSLHGGLNKLAELLEVERVGICHQAGSDSLLTSCTFRKLKDNFFSGSLEKYAGVLYGLGVENGQGSH; encoded by the coding sequence ATGCCGCTGGTATTAGCGAAAAGCGATTCGATCCAGATTCGCGAGGTATGGAACGATAACCTGGAAGAGGAGTTCGCGTTGATTCGCGAAATTGTGGACGATTACCCTTACATCGCCATGGACACGGAGTTTCCAGGGATCGTTCTCCGACCTGTGGGGAATTTCAAGAACAGCTACGATTACCATTACCAAACCCTAAAGGACAACGTCGACATGCTCAAACTCATCCAATTGGGCCTCACTTTCTCCGACGAGCACGGCAACCTTCCCACGTGCGGCGACGAATCCGGCACGTGCTGCATCTGGCAATTCAACTTTCGCGAATTCAACGTTAACGAGGACGTCTTCGCCAACGACTCCATCGAGCTCTTGCGGCAGAGCGGGATTGATTTCAAGAGGAACAACGAAAACGGCATCGACGCCCACCGTTTCGGGGAGCTTCTCATGTCCTCCGGGATCGTCTTGAATGACAACGTTCATTGGGTTACTTTCCACAGCGGTTACGATTTCGGGTACTTGTTGAAGCTCTTGACGTGTCAGGATTTGCCCGATACACAAGTGGGCTTCTTCAATTTGATAAACATGTATTTCCCAACTGTGTACGACATAAAACACCTCATGAAGTTTTGCAACAGCCTCCATGGAGGCTTGAACAAGCTTGCCGAGTTGTTGGAGGTCGAGAGGGTTGGGATTTGCCATCAGGCCGGTTCCGATAGCTTGCTCACTTCCTGTACATTCAGGAAATTGAAGGACAATTTCTTTAGTGGCTCCTTGGAGAAGTATGCAGGTGTCTTGTATGGGTTAGGTGTTGAGAATGGACAGGGTTCTCattga
- the LOC100786733 gene encoding 40S ribosomal protein S12 isoform X2, whose amino-acid sequence MSGEEGVIAVEPAAAAAAIPGEPMDIMTALQLVLRKSLAYGGLSRGLHEGAKVIEKHAAQLCVLAEDCDQPDYVKLVKALCAEHNVSLLTVPSAKTLGEWAGLCKIDSEGKARKVTGCSCVVVKDFGEEHEAYNVVLQHVKSQ is encoded by the exons ATGTCAGG TGAAGAGGGTGTCATTGCAGTTGAGccagctgctgctgctgctgccatCCCAGGCGAGCCAATGGATATCATGACTGCCTTACAACTTGTGCTCAGAAAATCTCTGGCTTATGGTGGTTTGTCGCGTGGCCTTCATGAAGGTGCAAAAGTGATTGAGAAGCATGCTGCACAACTCTGTGTTCTTGCAGAAGACTGTGACCAGCCTGACTATGTTAAACTGGTTAAGGCCCTTTGTGCAGAGCACAATGTTAGCCTGCTGACAGTTCCGAGTGCAAAGACCCTTGGAGAATGGGCTGGT TTGTGCAAGATTGATTCCGAAGGAAAAGCAAGGAAGGTTACTGGTTGCTCCTGTGTGGTTGTGAAG GATTTCGGTGAGGAGCATGAAGCCTATAACGTCGTTCTGCAGCATGTGAAATCTCAATGA